A single genomic interval of Aureliella helgolandensis harbors:
- a CDS encoding DUF1254 domain-containing protein, giving the protein MHTGPQVINSVFLACAAFAATIMPHFSQAQELSSVEAQTIAREAYIFGFPIVESYRSMYDSAIDTTAKEFKAPLNTLKHEANLFTPADKGVVTPNADTPYSFLWMDLRNEPVVLGVPAIEKGRYYSIQMTDLFKFNFDYIGSRVTGNGAGQFLIAGPNWTGETPTGISKVIRCETEFALAIYRTQLLGPDDLENVKDIQKQYTSKTLSEFAGEPKPAPAIETEFPLPLSDAGADLAFFSTLNFILPFCPPHASEQELITRLARMGVIAGEPFNVDAVSPEIQEALAKGMAEGEAAITAAAAKLKVAEVIGAREFLGSDYLIKRAVAAKLGRYTNSKEEALYPLYLSDAEGKPLDGSAANYVLNIGPEELPPVSAFWSITVYDSQSNTLAPNPISRYRISSSMIDSLDRDAKGGLTIAIQLQSPEEEAANWLPAPNGPFYMVMRLYWPKPEAYDGTWTPPLVWKADSAPTATVQKPAGAEAAEEVKPSVLVDEPKPEMERPTVWGEPTEVQVAIFVIDVDEVDSADQSFAASVYYEARWKNPLLRHKGPGPMHRNISDVWSPRLTIIGQQMAWRSFPESVDIQPDGIVISRQKVWGRFSQPLMLRDFPFDQQTLSIQLVAAGLSEEHVKMVPLVNEAGRSSSIASKFSLPDFTVESWEAMSSPYHPDGGDVGVAGYEMKINIHRQSTFYILKVIIPLCLIVIMSWLPRWIDPEQTGTNIGVSTSAFLTLVAYLFAITVLLPRVSYITRMDRFILLSTLTVFAGLIQTVVNTVLIRGKKLPRAERIDRWSRFVYPILLAIVLGYSFLF; this is encoded by the coding sequence ATGCACACTGGTCCCCAGGTCATTAACTCGGTGTTTCTAGCATGTGCTGCGTTTGCAGCAACGATAATGCCGCATTTCAGTCAGGCTCAGGAACTGTCGTCCGTAGAAGCGCAAACGATCGCTCGTGAAGCCTACATCTTTGGTTTTCCAATCGTCGAGAGCTATCGGTCGATGTATGACTCAGCCATCGACACCACCGCGAAGGAATTCAAGGCACCACTGAATACGCTCAAACACGAGGCCAACTTATTCACTCCGGCTGACAAAGGGGTCGTGACCCCCAACGCCGACACGCCCTATTCATTCTTGTGGATGGACTTAAGAAATGAACCTGTCGTGCTGGGTGTCCCCGCCATTGAGAAGGGACGCTACTATTCGATCCAGATGACGGACCTGTTCAAGTTCAATTTCGATTACATCGGTTCCAGAGTAACGGGCAATGGCGCGGGGCAATTCCTGATCGCCGGGCCAAACTGGACAGGCGAGACGCCAACGGGCATTAGCAAAGTGATCCGATGCGAGACCGAATTTGCGTTAGCCATCTATCGGACGCAGTTGCTCGGGCCCGATGATCTTGAGAACGTCAAGGACATTCAGAAGCAGTACACCTCGAAGACTTTGAGTGAATTTGCTGGTGAGCCAAAGCCGGCTCCCGCGATCGAAACCGAGTTTCCACTCCCGTTGTCTGATGCTGGCGCGGATCTCGCATTCTTTTCAACACTCAATTTCATTTTGCCATTCTGTCCGCCTCATGCATCGGAACAGGAACTGATCACGCGACTGGCACGCATGGGTGTCATTGCCGGTGAGCCGTTCAATGTTGACGCGGTCAGCCCCGAAATCCAAGAGGCACTCGCCAAAGGTATGGCGGAGGGTGAGGCTGCGATCACGGCGGCGGCTGCCAAGTTGAAGGTCGCCGAGGTGATTGGCGCCCGCGAATTTCTTGGCAGCGACTACCTGATCAAGCGCGCCGTGGCTGCGAAGCTTGGTCGTTACACCAATTCCAAAGAAGAGGCACTCTATCCGTTGTATCTCTCGGATGCCGAGGGGAAACCGCTTGATGGGAGCGCGGCAAACTATGTATTGAACATCGGACCAGAAGAACTGCCACCGGTCAGCGCGTTCTGGTCCATCACGGTTTACGACAGCCAGAGCAACACATTGGCCCCCAATCCGATCAGCCGATATCGTATCAGTTCATCAATGATTGATTCACTTGACCGCGATGCGAAAGGCGGTCTGACAATCGCCATTCAGTTACAGTCGCCGGAAGAAGAGGCGGCCAACTGGCTGCCGGCACCGAACGGCCCATTTTACATGGTTATGCGTTTGTATTGGCCGAAACCGGAAGCCTACGACGGCACGTGGACGCCACCACTGGTTTGGAAGGCAGATTCGGCGCCGACGGCGACCGTGCAAAAGCCTGCCGGCGCCGAGGCGGCTGAAGAAGTGAAACCGTCGGTGCTGGTCGATGAGCCAAAACCCGAGATGGAGCGTCCGACGGTCTGGGGCGAACCGACGGAGGTTCAGGTGGCGATCTTTGTCATCGACGTCGATGAAGTCGATTCGGCCGACCAGAGCTTTGCCGCCAGCGTCTATTACGAAGCGAGATGGAAGAACCCGTTGTTGCGTCACAAAGGCCCCGGGCCGATGCATCGAAATATTTCCGACGTTTGGTCTCCTCGACTAACGATCATTGGCCAACAAATGGCCTGGCGGTCGTTTCCCGAGTCCGTTGACATCCAACCAGACGGCATCGTGATCTCTCGACAAAAGGTGTGGGGTCGGTTCTCGCAGCCGCTGATGCTCCGGGATTTTCCGTTCGATCAGCAGACGTTGTCGATCCAGCTTGTCGCGGCGGGACTTTCGGAAGAACACGTCAAAATGGTGCCGCTTGTCAATGAAGCGGGCAGATCCTCCAGCATCGCGAGCAAATTTTCTCTGCCGGATTTTACCGTCGAATCCTGGGAGGCCATGTCGTCTCCCTACCACCCTGACGGAGGTGACGTCGGCGTGGCGGGGTATGAAATGAAGATCAACATTCACCGTCAGTCGACATTCTATATCCTTAAAGTCATCATTCCTTTGTGCCTGATTGTCATCATGTCCTGGTTGCCTCGGTGGATTGACCCGGAGCAAACTGGAACGAATATCGGCGTTTCCACTTCCGCATTTCTGACTCTGGTTGCTTACTTGTTCGCGATTACCGTTCTCTTGCCGCGGGTCTCCTACATCACGCGTATGGACCGGTTCATTTTGCTCTCGACGCTGACGGTATTTGCCGGCTTGATCCAAACCGTCGTCAATACAGTTTTGATTCGAGGCAAGAAATTGCCACGGGCCGAACGGATCGACCGCTGGTCGCGGTTTGTCTATCCGATCCTGCTGGCGATAGTGCTGGGATATTCCTTCCTGTTTTGA
- a CDS encoding carbohydrate porin codes for MLGSYQKKLLLLTLGLFIGVQVCLSACLPQQAAAQCDASCDSLFNAPVCGSSCWERSTLSGDWCGLRSCFEEKGYTWNISNTNFYSDITSGGLDETSRYRGRVDMFLNIDGKKVGLWDGLTINLHGESVFGSSINQFSGTLLPVSVAQILPDGNRDVTALTNVTFTQALSESVLVQAGKINTLDGFVQPFTGGANGQDGFQNLALCFNPVLVTAFPYSSFGAGMVVLDENQEAVFSAFVYDANNTPTVSGFDTFFDNGVSLFASATLPTKLMNKPGHQMVYGLYSSGTYNSLDPNPYFDPGQGVVLANPDKTGSWLLAYAFDQALYVSPDDPTRSWGVFGNVGIADDNPNPFNWAANIGVGGSNPIGNRPQDTFGIGYFYAGVSEPLKQLAPILLPLQDEQGVEMFYNVGVPPWCHVTADLQVVEPARSRVDTMVMFGLRAKFDL; via the coding sequence GTGCTAGGTTCATATCAAAAAAAGCTACTGTTGTTGACTCTCGGACTTTTCATCGGCGTGCAAGTCTGTCTGTCCGCATGCTTACCCCAACAAGCGGCTGCGCAATGCGACGCTTCCTGCGATTCACTGTTCAACGCGCCCGTCTGTGGTAGTTCGTGTTGGGAACGCTCCACTTTGTCCGGAGACTGGTGTGGCCTGAGGTCGTGCTTTGAGGAAAAAGGTTACACCTGGAATATCTCCAACACCAACTTTTACTCAGACATCACATCCGGCGGGCTCGACGAGACTTCCCGCTATCGCGGCCGGGTCGATATGTTTCTGAACATCGACGGAAAGAAGGTTGGCTTATGGGATGGTCTGACGATCAACCTGCACGGTGAGTCAGTGTTTGGCAGCTCGATCAACCAATTTTCTGGAACGCTTCTGCCAGTCAGCGTGGCGCAAATACTACCCGACGGAAATCGCGACGTCACGGCGCTCACAAACGTCACTTTTACGCAGGCACTGAGTGAATCCGTTTTGGTGCAAGCCGGAAAAATCAACACACTCGATGGTTTTGTTCAGCCATTCACCGGAGGAGCAAACGGCCAAGACGGGTTTCAAAACCTTGCCCTGTGTTTCAATCCAGTTCTCGTCACGGCGTTTCCCTACTCATCGTTCGGTGCCGGAATGGTCGTACTCGATGAAAACCAGGAAGCTGTATTTTCGGCGTTCGTCTACGACGCGAACAATACGCCGACCGTGAGTGGCTTTGATACGTTCTTCGATAATGGAGTGTCGCTGTTCGCTTCGGCGACCCTGCCGACTAAGCTTATGAACAAGCCCGGGCATCAGATGGTTTATGGTTTGTACAGTAGCGGGACCTACAATAGCCTCGACCCCAATCCCTATTTTGACCCAGGCCAGGGAGTGGTTTTAGCAAATCCTGACAAGACGGGTTCGTGGTTGCTGGCCTACGCATTCGACCAAGCTCTCTATGTTTCGCCCGATGATCCAACACGTTCCTGGGGTGTCTTCGGAAACGTCGGGATCGCAGACGATAATCCCAACCCATTCAATTGGGCTGCGAACATTGGCGTGGGTGGTTCCAATCCAATCGGCAATCGTCCGCAGGACACGTTCGGAATTGGCTACTTTTACGCGGGTGTTAGCGAACCACTGAAACAGCTCGCTCCGATACTGTTGCCACTTCAGGACGAGCAGGGCGTTGAGATGTTTTATAACGTCGGCGTGCCCCCCTGGTGCCACGTCACGGCAGACCTGCAAGTCGTCGAACCGGCGCGCTCGCGTGTCGATACAATGGTGATGTTTGGGTTGAGAGCCAAGTTCGATCTCTAA